The genomic stretch TGAGTGCTGAAAGTGTAAAAAAATCGCTTCTACGTTCAAATGAAAAAGATTCAAAGGTTAAAGATTTACTAAACTTGGAAACTATCCGTGTTATCGATGATCACAAAATTGAGATTGTTACAAAACAACCAAACGAAGCTTTAATTTCACATCTAGCTGATCCATCTACAATTATTGCAGAGGTCTCTACATTAGATGAAAAAGAGGAATATCCTGCCCTTACAGGAGCTTTTAAATTTGAGAAATTTAACAAAGACGAATCGCTGATTATGAAGAGAAATGAGGAATACTGGGGACAGAAAGCAAGGGTTAAAGAGATTGATATAAAATTCATATCAGATGGAAATACGAGACTTATGGCTTTACAATCAGGAGATGTTGACGGTGCTGTTGATATTTCAACAGATCAAATTAGCGTGCTGAAAAACAGCGACAATATCAATGTCTTAACTGCTCCTTCACTTCGAACGCATATGATGATGTTCAATATGAGCTCAGCTCGCGTAACAAATCTTTCCGTTCGACAAGCAATTGATAAAGTCTTACCGAGAGAAGAGATCTTAACGTCTATTATGAAAAATGAAGGAACGAAAGGAAACGGCCCATTTCCAGAAGTATTGTCTTTTGGAAAAGTAAAGCAGAGCCAAGAAAATCAGTCTTTTGATTCGTTAATGAAACAAGGAGGCTATACGAAAGAGGATGGAGTATGGACTAAGGGTGGAGAGCCTTTGCAACTAACAATGCTGACTTTCCCTCAACGACCAGAGTTGACGGTAATGGCTGAAACGATTCAAAGCTCACTATTAAAAGAAGGGATAAAAGTAAAGGTAAGAAGCGTGGAAAATATTGATGATGTTCTTGCGGAGGATAATTGGGACTTATCGATGTATAGCATGCTGACAGCACATACGGGAGATCCTCAATACTTCTTAAACTTGTTTTATAATTCTAAGAGCCCAGCAAATGTAAGTCATTATAATTCAGCTGAGGTGGACAAACTGTTAACAGAGTTAAATCAAACTTCTGGAGAAAAAGAGCGTGAAGAAATCGCAATAAAAATCGGTAATCAAATTAATAAAGATATTCCCCAATCATTTATCGTTTATCCAAATACCGTATTTGGAGTGAATGAAAAGGTGAAAAACTTTGAGCCAAGTCCAATCGAGTATTACTATATTACTCCAAATATTGATGTGAGCATGTCTTAAATGATTCGCTTTATCGCTGAACGCGTTGTACAGCTTGTTCTTGTTGTTTTTCTTATGTCAACCTTCACATTTTTATTGCTTAGGCTAGCCCCCGGAGATCCTGCACGCCTTATGTTAACAGCTCATAACGTGCCTGCATCACAAGAAGCGTTAGATAGCGTAAGAGAAGAGCTTGGCTTAACAAACACACTCCCCGTTCAATATGTGCATTGGATAACAGACGTATTTACAGGACAGTGGGGAGTGTCCTATATGTCAAAACAGCCTGTACTTGAAGAAATTGTGAGAAGAATTCCAGCCACATTTGTACTAGCCCTAGGCGGTTTAGGGGTTATGCTTTTTATGACTTTTCTTTTTGGAATGTCTACAGCCCTCCGTTCACAAGGAATAGTGAATCGTTTTGGGAAGGGCCTTGCGCTTGTTGGCTCATCTCTCCCATCATTTTGGCTAGGATTTTTACTCATATATATTTGTTCTGTAAAGTATCAGTTGCTTCCTTCAATGGGAAGGGGAAGCTTAGAAAATTTAGTACTGCCAGCTATTACACTCGGTTTTGGACTTGGAACAGTTTATGCCCGCGTATTCCGAGAGCATTTGCTTGATGTTTTACAAAAGCCTTTTGTGAAAGCAGCAAGAGCAAGAGGTCAGTCTGAGTTATCTCTTTTAACAGGTGAAGTATTGAAACATGCTATATTACCAATAATTACGATGACAGGGACGAGCTTTGCTTTTATGCTTGGCGGGAGTATCATTGTTGAAACAGTTTTTTCTTGGCCTGGACTAGGCCGTTACATCATTGATGCGATTAATATGAGAGACTATCCTATTATTCAAGGGTATGTTATTTTTACAACTTTTTTATTTGTGCTAATTCATATTTTAATAGATATATTGTGTAGTTTTGTTGACCCTCGGTTACGGGCCAACTAGGAGGAAAAAGAATGACACATCAGTTTTATAACAAATATAACCGAGGGATGAAAGGTTTAAGCTTTCTTATCGTTCTTTTACTTGTGGGCCTGTTAGCCCCTCTTTTAGCACCGCATAATCCTTTAGATACGAATTTGTCCCAGCGGTTACATCCGCCAAGTTCTACTTATCCATTTGGCACAGATCATGTTGGAAGATGCATACTGTCTCGTATTTTGTATGGCATGAGAATAAGTGTTGGAGGAGCTTTCCTCATTATGGTTAGTACGCTTCTTATTAGCCTTCCAATTGGTCTTTTAGCAGGATATAAAAGTAGAAAGGGTACCTTTTTTCTACGCATTATGGATGGTTTTCTAGCTGTGCCTGATATTGTTCTTACTATTGCTATTGTTGGTGTGCTAGGGCAAGGATTTATAAATATGATGATTGCGGTTGTAATTGTTCGGTGGGCAAACTATGTGCGCATTGTGCGTAGTTTTGTTTTAAATATTTGTGAGGAAGATTACATAAAAGGAGCAAGAATGGCTGGAAATACGCACTTTCAAGTGATGATAAGGTATATTATTCCACCTATTTTTACGCCACTTGCTGTTTTTATCTCTCTTGATATGGGCAAGATTGTGCTTTTAATGGCAGGGTTATCTTTTCTTGGATTGGGTGTACAACCACCGACGCCTGAGTGGGGAGTTATGCTTCATGATGGAGCTTCTTATTTTCAAAGTGCTCCACACGTTATGCTTTTTCCAGGGCTCTTTGTTTTACTTTTTGTATTGGCATGTCAGCTTATAAGCGAAGATTTAAAAAAGAATAGTGGTGAACGTTAAATTGAAAAATGACGCGTTGTTGCAGGTGGAAAATTTAGAAATCTCCACAATTACAAAGGAGAAGAAGGTCCCTCTCATAAAAGGAGCTTCATTTCATATTCACAAGGGAGAAATTGTTGCTTTAGTAGGAGAGAGCGGTTGTGGAAAAAGCCTAACAGCTCATGCCTTAGTTGGCCTGCTTGAAAAGAACTGTGAAGTGACAGGAGGAGCCATTTATTATAAAAATAAACGTTTGGATGACAGAAATAAAAAAGATTTTCAACGGATAAGGGGCCGTGAAGTCGGCTTGCTTATCCAGGAATCTTTGAATGGTTTAAACCCGCTTCACACTGTGAAAAAACATATAAAAAGAACGCTTAAAAAGCATAGAGATATACCAAAGGATAAAAAGCATATTTATGAGCTCTTACAAAGTGTTGGATTTAAAGATCCAGGCTATATTTTATCTTCCTATCCTTTTGAACTTAGCGGTGGTATGCGTCAGCGTGTTCTTCTCTCGTTGATGCTTAGTTTAAAACCATCTCTTCTTATTGCAGATGAACCAACAACAGCTCTTGACACCATCAATAAAGAAAAAGTAATGCAGTTGCTAAAAAAACTTCAAAAACAATATGGGTTAACTGTTTTGCTTATTTCTCATGATCAAGAGAGTGTGGCAAGAATTGCAGATCGAGTCATTAGAATGAAGAAAGGAGGGAAGATAAGCGTATGTTCTTAAAACTAGAGTCAGTTACAAAAGAATATCAAATACAAAGACGCTTTCGTTCCTCCTCTATAACCGCCGTGGATACGGTAAGTTTGAATATAGAAAAAGGAGAGCGGGTGGGATTAGTCGGTGAGAGTGGAAGTGGGAAAAGTACATTAGCAAAACTAATTACAAAATTTGAGAGCATTACAAAAGGTGAAATTTTTATAAATGGATGTTCTGTACATAATAGGAATTTGAGCGAGCTTGAGCTATATAAAAAAGTTCAGCTCGTTTTTCAAGACTCCTCTTTTTCCCTCTCTCCGCGGATGTCTGTTAAAGCTCTTATAGAAGAGCCGTTGCGAAATTTCTTTAAGTTGAATAAGGAAGAAAGAGAGAAGAAATGCTTTTCGTTGATTCAAAAAGTCGGTCTTGATGAAACATTCTTAGAAAGATATCCAGGAGAGCTAAGCGGAGGGCAGAAGCAGCGAGTATGTATTGCAAGGGCAATAGCTGTAGAGCCTGAGCTTATTATATTTGATGAAAGTCTCGCAAGCCTTGATCAACCGGCTCAAATGTCTATCATTAATATGCTTCTTAGTTTACAAAAAGAAAAAGGGTTAGCATACCTATTTATTACCCATGATTTAGCATCAGCAAAAAAGCTTTGTGAAGGGATTGCTGTAATGTACAAAGGGAAACTGGTTGAAGTAGTAAAAGACTGGAAAACCGAACCGTTTACACATCCTTATGCAAAACTCCTTTTTTCATAGAAATGAAGTAAAAACCATCTTAATTATAGATGGTTTTATTTTTTACCATAAAAAGTAATCGAAAAGAACTATAATTAACGCTATAATACAAAGAAAAATGAAAATCAGCTTGATTATTCTATATTTTTGAAACGCTTTAAGGTTTCAATCGTTATAATAGAGGAGAAAAAGTGAAAGGAAAGAGGGGAGACCTTGTTTATTGTAGAACTATTATTTGTTGCAATTATCTTGTTTTTTATTTACAGCATTTTGCCAACGCTTTTCATTCGTTTGTCTTCTCTTCGTATTGTGAAGAAAGGCGTAGGAGAAAAAAAGATTTCTCTCACTTTTGACGATGGTCCACATCCTCAATATACGAAGAACCTTCTTGATTTATTGAAAAGGCACAATGTAAAAGCAACTTTTTTTGTTGTAGGAGAGCATGCTTTAAAGCACCCGCACTTATTGAGAAGAATGGTTATTGAAGGCCATGAAATAGGGATTCATCACTACAAGCACAAAAGTGGATGGTTTTTAACACCCGGAAAATTGAAAAAGGAACTCAAAATGTGCCAAGAGGCGATCGAGCATATTACAGGAAAAGAAGTGAGATATTATAGACCGCCATGGGGCCATTTTAATATATGTACACTAGCATTAGCAAAAACATATCAAATTATTATGTGGTCTGTAATCTTACAAGATTGGAAAACCGAAAAGGGAGAAAGTACTCTCTCAAAACGCTTAATCGAAGGGCTTTGTGATGGTCATATTTATCTTTTACACGATAATGGTTCCACATTTGGAGCTGAAGAACAGGCTCCTCGTGTTATGATTGAGCAGCTTTCTTTGTTTTTAGATGAAATGCACAAAAGAAATTTCA from Priestia filamentosa encodes the following:
- a CDS encoding ABC transporter substrate-binding protein; the encoded protein is MKKARSYSVILALLFFIFLAVAGCSEGQDRAESDSKKLSFAFPWSPKSLDPHGSDSWEVMRSGAGETLVKLNEDLKPEPWLASSWERKDRKTWTFTLKKNVSFHNGEKMSAESVKKSLLRSNEKDSKVKDLLNLETIRVIDDHKIEIVTKQPNEALISHLADPSTIIAEVSTLDEKEEYPALTGAFKFEKFNKDESLIMKRNEEYWGQKARVKEIDIKFISDGNTRLMALQSGDVDGAVDISTDQISVLKNSDNINVLTAPSLRTHMMMFNMSSARVTNLSVRQAIDKVLPREEILTSIMKNEGTKGNGPFPEVLSFGKVKQSQENQSFDSLMKQGGYTKEDGVWTKGGEPLQLTMLTFPQRPELTVMAETIQSSLLKEGIKVKVRSVENIDDVLAEDNWDLSMYSMLTAHTGDPQYFLNLFYNSKSPANVSHYNSAEVDKLLTELNQTSGEKEREEIAIKIGNQINKDIPQSFIVYPNTVFGVNEKVKNFEPSPIEYYYITPNIDVSMS
- the nikB gene encoding nickel ABC transporter permease, coding for MIRFIAERVVQLVLVVFLMSTFTFLLLRLAPGDPARLMLTAHNVPASQEALDSVREELGLTNTLPVQYVHWITDVFTGQWGVSYMSKQPVLEEIVRRIPATFVLALGGLGVMLFMTFLFGMSTALRSQGIVNRFGKGLALVGSSLPSFWLGFLLIYICSVKYQLLPSMGRGSLENLVLPAITLGFGLGTVYARVFREHLLDVLQKPFVKAARARGQSELSLLTGEVLKHAILPIITMTGTSFAFMLGGSIIVETVFSWPGLGRYIIDAINMRDYPIIQGYVIFTTFLFVLIHILIDILCSFVDPRLRAN
- a CDS encoding ABC transporter permease; the protein is MTHQFYNKYNRGMKGLSFLIVLLLVGLLAPLLAPHNPLDTNLSQRLHPPSSTYPFGTDHVGRCILSRILYGMRISVGGAFLIMVSTLLISLPIGLLAGYKSRKGTFFLRIMDGFLAVPDIVLTIAIVGVLGQGFINMMIAVVIVRWANYVRIVRSFVLNICEEDYIKGARMAGNTHFQVMIRYIIPPIFTPLAVFISLDMGKIVLLMAGLSFLGLGVQPPTPEWGVMLHDGASYFQSAPHVMLFPGLFVLLFVLACQLISEDLKKNSGER
- a CDS encoding ABC transporter ATP-binding protein; this encodes MKNDALLQVENLEISTITKEKKVPLIKGASFHIHKGEIVALVGESGCGKSLTAHALVGLLEKNCEVTGGAIYYKNKRLDDRNKKDFQRIRGREVGLLIQESLNGLNPLHTVKKHIKRTLKKHRDIPKDKKHIYELLQSVGFKDPGYILSSYPFELSGGMRQRVLLSLMLSLKPSLLIADEPTTALDTINKEKVMQLLKKLQKQYGLTVLLISHDQESVARIADRVIRMKKGGKISVCS
- a CDS encoding ABC transporter ATP-binding protein, with the translated sequence MFLKLESVTKEYQIQRRFRSSSITAVDTVSLNIEKGERVGLVGESGSGKSTLAKLITKFESITKGEIFINGCSVHNRNLSELELYKKVQLVFQDSSFSLSPRMSVKALIEEPLRNFFKLNKEEREKKCFSLIQKVGLDETFLERYPGELSGGQKQRVCIARAIAVEPELIIFDESLASLDQPAQMSIINMLLSLQKEKGLAYLFITHDLASAKKLCEGIAVMYKGKLVEVVKDWKTEPFTHPYAKLLFS
- a CDS encoding polysaccharide deacetylase family protein yields the protein MFIVELLFVAIILFFIYSILPTLFIRLSSLRIVKKGVGEKKISLTFDDGPHPQYTKNLLDLLKRHNVKATFFVVGEHALKHPHLLRRMVIEGHEIGIHHYKHKSGWFLTPGKLKKELKMCQEAIEHITGKEVRYYRPPWGHFNICTLALAKTYQIIMWSVILQDWKTEKGESTLSKRLIEGLCDGHIYLLHDNGSTFGAEEQAPRVMIEQLSLFLDEMHKRNFTCVSLQDLIVGKKHYRIGH